From the genome of Candidatus Eisenbacteria bacterium, one region includes:
- a CDS encoding MFS transporter, giving the protein MDGRTVKGRGAFRARRVLTVSAAHAMHDTYTAFLPLFVATLAMSKTEAGLLDVVRQAPWLLMPFVGHMADRFRSHALVILAPAVTGAAMTLLGVAPGFGAMALLLLVVGISSSAFHGVAPALSSAASGSRIGLGMGLWMVGGELGRTIGPIVFPPALALLGPGGLPWLMIGGILGSALLWRWLRGSEAPHLDTIHDPLPWRNAVRRMGPLLAPITAIFFLRSFLVRGLTFYLPTFLREGGDSLWLAGVSLACLEGAGVAGALLGGGISDRIGRRRTLTISLASTPFLLFLFLVAGGPFRFALLLLLGFTSLAVNPILLALVHESFPGNRALANSVYMALSTAVNMIGVFGMGVFSDLWTLGVTFPVSAALALLCIPVVRLLPRRVPGAPDPLAPPESTP; this is encoded by the coding sequence ATGGACGGAAGAACGGTGAAGGGGCGCGGGGCGTTCCGCGCCCGCCGCGTGTTGACCGTCTCGGCGGCGCACGCGATGCACGACACCTACACCGCCTTCCTCCCCCTCTTCGTCGCCACCCTGGCGATGAGCAAAACCGAAGCGGGTCTCCTGGACGTCGTCCGCCAAGCCCCCTGGCTTCTCATGCCTTTCGTCGGGCACATGGCGGACCGCTTCCGATCGCACGCGCTCGTGATTCTCGCCCCCGCGGTGACCGGCGCCGCGATGACCCTCCTCGGCGTCGCCCCCGGTTTCGGCGCCATGGCGCTTCTTCTCCTCGTGGTGGGAATCAGCTCCTCCGCGTTCCACGGCGTCGCCCCCGCGCTCAGCAGCGCCGCTTCCGGCTCCCGGATCGGCCTCGGCATGGGACTCTGGATGGTCGGCGGCGAGCTGGGCCGCACCATCGGCCCGATCGTTTTTCCCCCCGCCCTCGCCCTGCTCGGCCCGGGAGGGCTTCCGTGGCTGATGATCGGCGGCATCCTCGGATCGGCGCTCCTCTGGCGGTGGCTGAGGGGATCGGAGGCGCCGCACTTGGACACCATCCACGACCCTCTCCCCTGGCGGAACGCGGTCCGCCGCATGGGCCCGCTTCTCGCGCCGATCACGGCGATCTTCTTCCTCCGCTCCTTTCTGGTGCGGGGGCTCACCTTCTATCTCCCCACCTTTCTGCGCGAGGGAGGGGATTCCCTCTGGCTCGCCGGCGTCTCCCTCGCCTGCCTCGAAGGGGCGGGCGTGGCGGGCGCCCTCCTCGGCGGCGGCATCAGCGACCGAATCGGCCGCAGGCGCACGCTCACGATCTCCTTGGCGAGCACGCCGTTCCTCCTCTTCCTCTTCCTGGTCGCCGGCGGCCCGTTCCGTTTCGCGCTTCTTCTCCTCCTCGGCTTCACCTCCCTCGCCGTGAACCCGATCCTCCTGGCGCTGGTCCACGAGAGCTTCCCCGGCAATCGGGCGCTGGCGAACAGCGTGTACATGGCGCTCAGCACGGCGGTGAACATGATCGGCGTCTTCGGGATGGGGGTCTTCAGCGATCTCTGGACGCTGGGCGTCACATTCCCGGTGAGCGCGGCGCTCGCGCTCCTCTGCATCCCGGTCGTCCGGCTTCTGCCGCGCCGAGTCCCCGGCGCGCCCGATCCCCTCGCGCCCCCGGAGAGCACCCCCTGA